A genomic stretch from Corvus cornix cornix isolate S_Up_H32 chromosome 9, ASM73873v5, whole genome shotgun sequence includes:
- the GPR160 gene encoding probable G-protein coupled receptor 160: protein MAARRCENGSGQYHCTHTSQPLDINYMLVLIMLGKVFLDFFMLQAKPKPVKTSFMACFCVSVALLDFTLLLSICFIFCFEDFALWGTRFTKYHICLLTQITSLTYGILHYPVYLVAALDYYTTVSQTSQFPKRARKLLYVFAVAVIWISGFFSTLEAPAVTEEPEMQNSVSPSQCPLSGSLQSYSVSCAMVLLLGTALLARWKEVTTMLLSARLLSFSSQPVLMFSYVPNTTTTCFKWQLLSRLLLCFLGTWAPFVVLQAVVLLLGVQIPAYVEMNVPWLYFINSFLLAAAYWCRCHDVELTEEGWCTDPFVSWKFCFMPFNNESTEPADKPDTGIVIC, encoded by the coding sequence ATGGCTGCCAGACGCTGTGAAAATGGTTCTGGTCAGTACCACTGCACCCACACCAGCCAACCTCTTGATATCAACTACATGTTAGTCCTGATTATGCTTGGAAAAGTCTTCCTTGATTTCTTCATGTTGCAAGCTAAGCCAAAACCCGTGAAAACCAGTTTTATGGCATGCTTTTGCGTTTCAGTGGCACTTCTTGATTTCACACTGCTGCTGAGtatctgcttcattttctgttttgaggaCTTTGCACTGTGGGGCACGCGATTCACAAAGTACCACATCTGCCTCCTCACTCAGATCACTTCTCTGACCTACGGAATTTTGCATTACCCAGTGTATCTTGTGGCTGCTCTGGATTATTACACCACCGTCTCCCAAACATCTCAGTTCCCTAAAAGAGCTCGGAAGTTACTTTATGTCTTTGCTGTGGCAGTGATATggatttcagggtttttttccactcttgAAGCTCCTGCTGTCACCGAAGAGccagaaatgcagaacagtGTTTCCCCTTCGCAGTGCCCTCTCTctggcagcctgcagagctACTCAGTGTCGTGTgccatggtgctgctgctgggcacgGCTCTCCTGGCTCGCTGGAAGGAGGTGACAACCATGCTGCTGTCTGCCAggctcctctccttttccagccaGCCTGTTCTGATGTTCTCCTATGTGCCTAACACCACCACCACTTGCTTTAAGTGGCAGCTCCTGAGCAGGCTCCTCCTGTGTTTCCTTGGCACTTGGGCACCGTTTGTTGTTCTCCAGGCCGTGGTTCTGCTGCTGGGTGTGCAGATCCCGGCCTACGTGGAGATGAACGTGCCCTGGCTGTACTTCATCAACAGCttcctcctggcagcagcctACTGGTGTCGGTGCCACGATGTGGAGCTGACAGAGGAGGGGTGGTGCACAGACCCATTTGTCAGCTGGAAATTTTGCTTTATGCCGTTCAACAATGAAAGCACAGAGCCAGCTGATAAGCCAGACACAGGAATCGTCATCTGTTAA